A stretch of the Chrysiogenia bacterium genome encodes the following:
- a CDS encoding helix-turn-helix transcriptional regulator — protein MEKGKNIQQILSEAIRQQGYRTVKEAARATGLSTKTLQSAISGATTPSPQTLIKLATRLGLDADDLVRRALRAKAVGEKFLPQQKFFDDWDLVISRARNLGVDVEKDLLAHCDSYLRGAEVGKKTGAKAAKKK, from the coding sequence ATGGAAAAGGGCAAGAACATCCAGCAGATCCTCTCCGAGGCCATTCGTCAGCAGGGCTACCGCACCGTCAAGGAAGCGGCCCGCGCGACGGGGCTTTCCACCAAGACGTTGCAGAGCGCCATTTCCGGCGCGACGACGCCGTCCCCGCAGACGCTCATCAAGCTGGCGACGCGGCTGGGCCTCGACGCCGACGACCTCGTTCGCCGCGCGCTGCGCGCCAAGGCCGTGGGTGAGAAGTTCCTGCCCCAGCAGAAGTTTTTCGACGACTGGGACCTGGTGATCTCGCGGGCGCGCAATCTGGGCGTCGATGTGGAGAAAGACCTGCTGGCCCACTGCGATTCCTACCTGCGCGGCGCCGAAGTCGGCAAAAAGACCGGCGCCAAAGCCGCCAAGAAAAAATGA
- the smpB gene encoding SsrA-binding protein SmpB, whose amino-acid sequence MAKKKGKAEGPRIKLICDNRQARHRFEILEKFEAGIMLMGSEVKACRLGRAHLTDAYARFKSGDLWLVGCHIGPYPPAGREQHEPERPRKLLLNRSEIDKLSVKMKEGGLTVVPLRLYFNDKGMAKAEIGLARGKKLHDKRQDIAARESKRQMDRAMKRDR is encoded by the coding sequence ATGGCGAAGAAAAAAGGCAAAGCCGAAGGGCCGCGCATCAAGCTGATCTGTGACAATCGGCAGGCGCGTCACCGCTTCGAGATCCTGGAGAAATTCGAGGCCGGGATCATGCTGATGGGCTCCGAGGTCAAGGCGTGCCGCCTGGGCCGGGCCCATCTGACGGACGCCTATGCGCGCTTCAAGAGCGGCGACCTCTGGCTGGTGGGCTGCCACATCGGGCCCTATCCCCCGGCCGGCCGCGAACAGCACGAACCCGAACGCCCGCGAAAGCTGCTCCTCAATCGATCAGAGATCGACAAGCTCTCGGTGAAGATGAAAGAAGGCGGCCTGACCGTCGTGCCGCTTCGTCTCTATTTCAACGACAAGGGGATGGCCAAGGCCGAGATCGGCCTGGCCCGCGGCAAAAAACTCCACGACAAGCGCCAGGACATCGCCGCGCGCGAGAGCAAGCGCCAGATGGACCGCGCCATGAAGCGCGACCGCTAG
- a CDS encoding aspartate 1-decarboxylase has protein sequence MQRRMLKGKIHRATVTEADLHYEGSITIDRNLMDAADLVEYEAVDIYNVTNGQRFSTYAIEGERGKGDICLNGAAARCVAPGDLVIIAAFAMYEEEEREAHKPKLVFVDESNRICEKRSFEIVGCSK, from the coding sequence ATGCAGCGGCGAATGCTCAAGGGGAAAATTCACCGGGCAACGGTGACCGAAGCGGACCTTCACTACGAGGGCTCCATCACGATTGATCGCAACCTCATGGACGCGGCCGACCTGGTCGAATACGAGGCGGTCGACATCTACAACGTAACCAACGGCCAGCGCTTTTCGACCTACGCGATCGAGGGCGAGCGCGGCAAGGGCGACATCTGCCTCAACGGTGCGGCAGCGCGCTGCGTGGCTCCGGGCGATTTGGTGATCATCGCGGCCTTTGCGATGTACGAAGAGGAAGAGCGCGAGGCCCACAAGCCCAAGCTCGTCTTCGTCGACGAGAGCAATCGCATCTGCGAGAAGCGCTCGTTCGAGATCGTCGGCTGCTCCAAGTAG
- a CDS encoding pantoate--beta-alanine ligase: MKVIEKAADMRAFSRAARAAGEVVAFVPTMGFLHEGHASLLDAGRERGGKLVLSIFVNPTQFDRKDDLDKYPRDLQADLKIAEARGVDAVFLPQAEEMYPEGYETFVSVGPLAEPLCGAKRPGHFRGVTTVVSKLFNIVEPDCAFFGAKDYQQLAVIRRMTLDLNLPVEIVGMPIIREEDGLAMSSRNARLSADQRETSLALYRSIGAVRDAFAGGERSARALESVAKETLARAGELVIDYAEVRDAASLQPVETITDKALYAVAAFVGEVRLIDNTELDPAMAA, from the coding sequence ATGAAGGTGATCGAGAAAGCTGCCGACATGCGCGCCTTCTCCCGCGCCGCCCGCGCCGCGGGCGAGGTCGTCGCCTTCGTGCCGACCATGGGCTTCCTGCATGAGGGGCACGCCAGCCTGCTCGATGCAGGGCGTGAGCGCGGTGGCAAGCTGGTGCTCAGCATTTTCGTCAACCCGACCCAGTTCGACCGCAAGGACGACCTCGACAAGTATCCGCGTGACCTTCAGGCCGATCTCAAGATCGCCGAGGCCCGCGGCGTGGACGCGGTGTTCCTGCCCCAGGCCGAGGAAATGTATCCCGAGGGCTATGAGACCTTCGTGAGCGTGGGTCCGCTGGCCGAGCCGCTTTGCGGCGCCAAGCGCCCGGGCCACTTCCGCGGCGTCACCACGGTGGTGAGCAAGCTCTTCAATATCGTGGAGCCCGACTGCGCCTTCTTTGGCGCCAAGGACTATCAGCAACTGGCCGTCATCCGGCGCATGACCCTCGATCTCAACTTGCCGGTGGAGATCGTTGGGATGCCGATCATTCGGGAAGAAGACGGCCTGGCCATGAGCTCGCGCAACGCGCGGCTCTCGGCCGACCAGCGCGAAACCAGCCTCGCGCTCTACCGCTCCATCGGGGCGGTCCGCGACGCTTTTGCCGGCGGGGAGCGCAGCGCGCGCGCCCTGGAGAGCGTTGCAAAGGAAACACTCGCCCGTGCGGGCGAGCTGGTCATCGACTACGCGGAGGTGCGCGATGCCGCGAGCCTCCAGCCGGTCGAGACCATTACTGACAAAGCGCTTTATGCGGTTGCCGCTTTCGTGGGCGAGGTTCGGCTGATTGACAACACCGAGCTCGATCCGGCGATGGCGGCCTGA
- the panB gene encoding 3-methyl-2-oxobutanoate hydroxymethyltransferase, giving the protein MASDRKKKTIHQLREMKEQGEKIAMITAYDATFTRILDGAGIDIALVGDSLGMVIQGYTDTTHVSLDEMIYHARIVRRGISTAHMTVDLPFMSYQVSVEQTMESAGRLVKEGGAESVKLEGGEWVSERVYRLVQAGIPVMGHIGLTPQSIHQLGGFRIQGRDEKSAKALKDGAKALEQAGAYAIVLEGIPSALAKEITQSISIPTIGIGAGPDCDGQVLVIYDLLGMDNKFNPKFAKKYAQLADTISGAVGQYIDEVRSGAFPGPEHSYS; this is encoded by the coding sequence ATGGCCAGCGACCGCAAAAAGAAGACCATCCACCAGTTGCGTGAGATGAAGGAGCAGGGCGAGAAGATCGCGATGATCACCGCCTATGACGCTACCTTCACGCGCATTCTGGACGGTGCCGGCATCGACATTGCCCTGGTCGGCGACTCGCTCGGCATGGTCATCCAGGGCTACACCGACACCACCCACGTCAGCCTCGACGAAATGATCTATCACGCGCGCATCGTGCGCCGCGGAATCAGCACCGCCCACATGACCGTGGACCTGCCGTTTATGAGCTACCAGGTCTCGGTCGAGCAGACGATGGAGAGCGCCGGTCGCCTGGTAAAGGAGGGCGGCGCCGAGTCGGTGAAGCTCGAAGGCGGCGAATGGGTCTCCGAGCGCGTCTACCGCCTGGTGCAGGCCGGCATTCCCGTCATGGGCCACATCGGGCTTACCCCCCAGTCGATCCACCAGCTCGGCGGCTTCCGTATTCAGGGCCGTGACGAGAAATCGGCCAAGGCCTTGAAGGACGGTGCGAAGGCGCTCGAGCAGGCCGGTGCCTATGCCATCGTGCTCGAGGGCATTCCCTCGGCGCTGGCCAAAGAGATCACGCAGAGCATCTCCATCCCGACGATCGGCATCGGCGCCGGCCCCGACTGCGACGGGCAGGTGCTCGTCATCTACGACCTTCTGGGAATGGACAACAAGTTCAACCCCAAGTTCGCCAAGAAATACGCCCAGCTCGCCGACACCATCAGCGGCGCGGTGGGACAGTACATCGACGAAGTGCGCAGCGGCGCCTTCCCGGGTCCGGAGCACAGCTACTCATGA